The stretch of DNA GCCTGCCGGACATGCTCGCGCCCTTCGGCGAAGCGGCTGATGAGGTAATTCTCCTCATCATGGGAGAGCGGCGGCGGCAGGGTGTCGCTGCCGCCTATGTAAAAGATCTTCCCGGCCGCCGCGCCGTGAAACCCAAGCCAGGCCAGGAGCCTGTGGTACCGAACGAAGAGCCGGACACGCCATCCGGACCGATTCGCCTTCATGGAAAAACCTCCCAAGTTAGTTTTATTCTCCCACCACGGCGGAGTAGATACCCTCCGCGGACAATGCCGTGGGGGAAAGAGCCACCAAAAGGTTGTCGGTGCGGACCTGTCCGACCCTCACGGTATCTGGGCGAAAGGCCAGCAGAAAACCGCAGTCCACGCCGACGGCACGGTAGGGGATGAGACGAAAACGCCCGGCGAGGCCCAAAGCGGAGAGATGGACCAACAAAACCTCCGGCCGGCGCAGGGCCTTGTCGTCGATGAGCAGGGACGCCGCCGGGGGCAGGACGTCCCGCACCCGGTCGAGCTCCGTAACCATGACCGGAGCGCCGGTGAGCGGGTCCGAGAGGGTATTGCCGGTGTCGCGCAGGGCGGAGAACGCGGTCTCGCGGTCCGCCCAGCCGACGCGCACGCCGACGACGTCCCGCGCCGCGCCGCCGTGGCGGGCCGAGCGCCGGAAGACCAGCGTGAGCAGCAGATGACACACGCCGGTACCGAGCAGTAGCGTGGGCATGTTCAGCGGCGCGACGGGCACGCCGTTTTGCAGGAGACCCCGCCCGGTCACGAACTGCAGCGCCAGCAGACAGCCGCCCAGCGCGAAGGAGACGCCCCAGAACACCAGCACAAACCGAACGAACCGGCGCCAGGGCAGTCCGCCCAGCGCGGCGGCGGCCATCAGCAGCGCGGCCAGCGCCTTGCCCGGCCAGGCGGCGGCCAGATGTCCGGCCGGCAGGAAGACGAAGACGGCATACGCGCCGCCCAGCGCCGCGCCCAACCACAGCCGCCAGCGCCGGAACGGGCAGTCGATCAGGCGGGCGGCAGCCAGCAGCAACAGGTAATTGACCAAAGTATTGAGCGCGAACAGGGTATCCAGGTAGACGGTCACGACCAACGGCGTTCCTCCTCCCCGCGCGATTGGACCGCCTCCATTATAGCGCCCGTCCGACCGCGAAAACAGGCGAGGGCCGGCGGACATGAGATAATTGACAATGAATGAGGATTGCCCCGCGACACACTTTTGAAGCGTCGGTGGGGCAATCCTCAAACTGCATGCAAGTTACGCCGTCCACGGCTTTTTTGGTGCTCTTGGACGAATGCTGCACCCGCATCCGACAGACCCTTACACCGGGCGAATCGCTTCCAGCCGCTCGCAGATGGTGTCGTATTCCAGGTTGTCGAGCTGTTCCCGCAGCCAGGACACCAGATCCGCGCCGGTCTCGTAGCGGTATTCTTCCAGCGTCGTCATCGCCTCTTCCATCGCGCTCGCATCGAAGAGACGGCTCCCTTCCAATATCTTTTCCAGCAGCGCGCCGTCCGGCGCTTCTTTTGTGGGCTTTTCCGCCGCGCTCTCCATGTTCGACAGGAGCGCGCTCAAATCGGCCAGCAGGGTTTCCACCCGCGCCAAAAATGCGTTATTTTCTTGGCTGACCGAGGCGAAATCCCCCTGTTTGGCCGCCGCCTCCAGCGCCTCGGCCTGTCTGCCCACGGCGTCGGCACAGATGCCATAGCTGCTTCCCTTCAGCCCGTGTACCGCCACCGCGTAGGCCGGCAGCGTCTCCTCCGTGGGCGCGCGCAGCACCTCAAGCAGCGCCGGCATGTGCTTCATATAGGAACGGAGAATCGCCGCATAGGCCTTCACGCCGGTGTACTTTTGTACCCCGGCCTGTAAATCGACGCCGTCCGCGCACGCACCCTCAGGCAGTTCGTCCGGAGCGCCGCCGTCCTCTTGGGCGGCGGTTCTCTCCGCCTCCGCCTGCCGCAGCACCTCTTCGGTCTGCCGGTCCCGCACCCACTGGTTCAACAGCACGTCCAGCCG from Oscillospiraceae bacterium encodes:
- a CDS encoding sigma-E processing peptidase SpoIIGA yields the protein MTVYLDTLFALNTLVNYLLLLAAARLIDCPFRRWRLWLGAALGGAYAVFVFLPAGHLAAAWPGKALAALLMAAAALGGLPWRRFVRFVLVFWGVSFALGGCLLALQFVTGRGLLQNGVPVAPLNMPTLLLGTGVCHLLLTLVFRRSARHGGAARDVVGVRVGWADRETAFSALRDTGNTLSDPLTGAPVMVTELDRVRDVLPPAASLLIDDKALRRPEVLLVHLSALGLAGRFRLIPYRAVGVDCGFLLAFRPDTVRVGQVRTDNLLVALSPTALSAEGIYSAVVGE